In Nostoc sp. GT001, a genomic segment contains:
- a CDS encoding response regulator has translation MIAVPISKPIHILLVDDNPNNLKVLSEAIQRCGWKALMATDGESAIEQTEYAHPDLILLDVMMAGIDGFETCRRLKTNPITHNIPVIFMTALSDSTDKVAGLEIGAVDYITKPFQHEEVIARLKLHLKISHLTRTLEERVQERTAELTQSLQQLQQTQLQMIQSEKMSTLGQMVAGIGHEINNPVGFVGGNLSYIEEHVNNLLRLVSLQQEKLTQPDSEIQELLEEIDLEYLAEDLPKLLASMHQGITRLKDISLSLRTFTRADISSQVEFQIHEGIDSTLMLLKHRLKGNGDRTKIQVVTQYGDLPPISCYPGQLNQVFMNIIANAIDAFDELHQNNCDRNIAACPNIITITTSFDPQQKTVTICIQDNGPGMLTEVQSRIFDQSFTTKAVGKGTGLGLAISYQIIVDKHNGQVNCLSTPGEGTKFIITLPM, from the coding sequence ATGATCGCTGTTCCTATCTCGAAACCCATACATATTTTGTTAGTGGATGATAATCCAAACAATCTCAAGGTGCTATCGGAAGCGATTCAGAGGTGTGGCTGGAAAGCCCTCATGGCAACAGATGGAGAGTCAGCGATCGAACAAACAGAATATGCTCATCCCGATCTGATTCTCTTGGATGTGATGATGGCAGGTATTGATGGATTTGAAACTTGTCGCAGACTGAAAACCAATCCTATCACTCACAATATTCCAGTAATTTTCATGACTGCCCTATCCGATTCTACAGACAAGGTGGCGGGATTGGAAATAGGTGCAGTTGACTACATTACCAAACCCTTCCAACACGAAGAAGTCATTGCCCGTTTAAAGTTACACCTCAAAATTTCCCATCTCACGCGCACATTAGAAGAACGCGTGCAAGAACGCACCGCAGAATTAACTCAATCTCTACAGCAGTTACAGCAAACCCAACTACAAATGATCCAGAGTGAAAAAATGTCCACTTTAGGGCAGATGGTTGCAGGTATTGGTCATGAAATTAATAATCCGGTTGGTTTTGTTGGTGGAAATTTATCTTATATTGAGGAACATGTAAATAATCTACTTCGCCTGGTGAGCCTGCAACAGGAGAAGCTAACGCAACCAGACTCGGAAATTCAAGAGCTTCTTGAAGAAATTGACTTGGAGTATCTAGCAGAGGATCTGCCAAAACTACTGGCATCAATGCACCAAGGAATTACCCGTCTTAAAGATATCAGTCTCTCTTTGAGAACTTTTACTCGCGCAGATATTTCATCTCAGGTGGAGTTTCAGATTCACGAAGGAATCGATAGCACCTTAATGCTGTTGAAACATCGACTAAAAGGTAATGGCGATCGCACTAAAATCCAGGTTGTCACACAATATGGTGATTTACCCCCAATCAGTTGCTATCCCGGACAACTGAACCAGGTGTTCATGAATATCATCGCCAATGCCATTGATGCATTTGATGAACTCCATCAAAACAATTGCGATCGAAATATTGCTGCTTGCCCGAACATCATCACTATTACCACATCGTTTGATCCCCAACAAAAAACCGTTACAATTTGCATCCAAGATAACGGTCCCGGTATGCTTACTGAGGTGCAATCTCGAATTTTTGATCAATCTTTCACAACCAAGGCTGTGGGCAAGGGAACCGGGCTGGGATTAGCGATTAGCTACCAAATTATTGTTGACAAACACAACGGACAAGTTAACTGCTTGTCAACACCTGGTGAGGGAACAAAATTTATTATTACTCTGCCAATGTAA
- a CDS encoding mechanosensitive ion channel has translation MNTTWQEITQVMSTTGYAYGVSLSTRVQQFLAQSSPSLQPIQPAVNQGIADVQGIVQQLILFTPRLLGAVAILLVGWLIAAIAAALTRGILNRTNIDNRIAAGITGRQDVPQVEKFISGIVFWSILLLTAVAVLQTLDLEIASRPLNNFLNQLIGFLPKLVGAGILLGVAWLLATIVKIITVRSLQAFNLDERLNPEPEDRAPSLNQLSLSETIGNALYWFIFLLFLAPVLDTLGLRQALQPVQALITEVLLILPNILAAILIAVVGWFIANVVRRIVTNLLATTGLDHLGSRLGLSSAAGVQPLSSIIGTIVYVLILIPVAIAALNALRIDAISIPAIAMLQQVLNALPAIFTAVAILIVAYFVGRFIADLVTSILTNLGFNNIFTILGLTTPSRRIVISTEPTVEPITTRTPSEIVGIVALVGIMLFATVAAVNILNIPALTALVSGIVIIFGRILAGLVIFAVGLFLANLAFNIITSSGERQAQILGQVARIAIIALVSAMALQQIGVASDIVNLAFGLLLGAIAVAIALAFGLGGRDIAREQVQEWLNSFKGRN, from the coding sequence ATGAACACAACTTGGCAAGAAATAACCCAGGTGATGTCTACGACGGGCTACGCCTACGGAGTTAGTTTATCCACAAGGGTGCAGCAATTTTTAGCACAATCATCGCCCAGCCTACAACCAATACAACCAGCAGTGAATCAAGGAATCGCTGATGTGCAAGGTATTGTACAACAGTTGATTCTGTTTACGCCTCGTCTTTTGGGGGCGGTAGCAATTTTATTAGTAGGTTGGCTCATTGCAGCGATCGCAGCAGCACTGACGCGAGGAATCCTCAATCGTACAAACATAGATAACCGCATTGCCGCAGGGATAACAGGTCGTCAAGATGTTCCCCAAGTGGAGAAATTCATCTCCGGCATAGTCTTTTGGAGTATTCTCCTATTGACAGCGGTAGCTGTTTTACAGACATTGGATCTGGAAATTGCCTCTCGTCCCCTCAATAATTTCCTCAATCAACTTATTGGCTTTTTGCCAAAGTTGGTTGGTGCAGGAATCCTTTTGGGAGTAGCCTGGTTGTTGGCGACCATTGTGAAGATTATCACTGTGCGATCATTACAGGCATTTAACCTAGATGAGCGTTTGAATCCAGAACCAGAAGACAGAGCGCCCAGCCTGAATCAGCTGTCTTTGAGTGAGACGATTGGCAATGCTCTGTATTGGTTTATATTTTTACTGTTTCTCGCCCCAGTTTTAGATACTCTCGGACTCAGGCAGGCTTTACAACCAGTACAAGCTCTAATTACAGAAGTTCTGCTAATTCTGCCGAACATTTTAGCGGCGATCTTGATTGCTGTAGTTGGCTGGTTCATCGCTAATGTAGTACGGCGGATTGTGACGAACTTGCTGGCGACAACTGGTCTTGACCATTTAGGTAGTCGCTTAGGATTATCTTCAGCTGCGGGGGTGCAACCTCTATCGAGTATCATCGGCACAATTGTCTATGTTTTGATTCTGATTCCTGTAGCGATCGCAGCGCTGAATGCCTTGCGAATTGATGCGATCTCAATACCTGCGATCGCTATGCTGCAACAGGTTCTCAATGCCCTACCTGCCATCTTTACAGCGGTGGCAATTTTGATTGTTGCCTATTTCGTCGGGCGGTTTATCGCGGACTTGGTTACAAGTATCCTCACCAATTTAGGGTTTAATAACATTTTCACTATTTTGGGTCTGACAACACCCAGCAGACGAATCGTCATTTCCACAGAACCAACAGTTGAGCCGATTACAACCCGTACTCCATCGGAAATTGTAGGCATTGTTGCCTTAGTGGGGATCATGCTGTTTGCCACAGTGGCGGCGGTGAATATCTTGAATATTCCAGCTCTCACAGCATTAGTGTCTGGTATTGTGATTATATTCGGGCGGATTTTGGCGGGATTGGTAATCTTTGCCGTTGGCTTATTCCTGGCAAATCTGGCTTTTAACATCATTACCAGTTCCGGCGAACGTCAAGCCCAGATTTTGGGACAAGTGGCGCGGATTGCAATTATTGCCTTAGTTTCTGCAATGGCACTGCAACAGATTGGAGTTGCCAGTGATATTGTGAATTTAGCCTTTGGACTTTTACTGGGTGCGATCGCAGTTGCTATTGCCCTAGCCTTTGGTCTTGGAGGGCGCGATATTGCAAGAGAGCAAGTTCAAGAATGGCTAAACTCTTTCAAAGGTAGAAACTAA
- a CDS encoding SRPBCC family protein, which produces MSQVLEQSIQINATATVVERCLSDLALMHRWLNPVLRCEPMGEAWSTDVGSKSRFIIQIPLIKPTLNSVVVERQPGLVVWEFQGFFQGRDRWECQPTEKGTLLLNRFEYDIPNPLVSWGFNTFAASWTKEDMQAQLRRLKRVAEEENNS; this is translated from the coding sequence ATGTCCCAAGTTTTGGAACAATCGATTCAAATTAATGCTACAGCTACGGTGGTGGAGCGCTGTCTTAGCGATTTAGCTCTCATGCACCGTTGGCTCAACCCCGTTCTTCGTTGCGAACCTATGGGCGAAGCTTGGAGTACCGATGTCGGCAGTAAAAGTCGTTTTATTATTCAAATTCCTCTAATAAAACCCACTTTGAATAGCGTAGTTGTAGAACGACAACCGGGTTTAGTAGTTTGGGAATTTCAGGGATTTTTTCAAGGGCGCGATCGCTGGGAATGTCAACCCACAGAAAAGGGAACGCTTTTACTCAATCGCTTTGAGTACGATATCCCTAACCCCTTAGTAAGTTGGGGCTTCAACACTTTTGCTGCATCTTGGACGAAAGAAGATATGCAAGCCCAACTGCGCCGCCTCAAACGAGTCGCAGAAGAAGAAAATAATTCGTAA
- a CDS encoding SirB1 family protein — protein MNFSSARQYFYQEIQQSDERIDLAKAALYIAQEEYPNLDAEEYLNALDTMAWELQERLPDSRYPLRIVQSINQYLYDDLKFSGNKIDYYDPRNSFFNDVIDRRLGIPITLALLYLEVARRIDFPMVGIGMPGHFLIRPDIPDIEIFVDAFNGGEIIFAQDCEERLSQLYQQPVTLQPEFLAVVSNRQFLARMLTNLKFIYLKQQELEKTLAAVERILLLFPGLTLELRDRGLIYYQLGYYPQAVDDLQNYLAKVPDAEDASVIRRLLTELGKEK, from the coding sequence ATGAATTTCTCGTCAGCACGACAATATTTTTACCAAGAGATTCAGCAGTCTGACGAGCGCATTGATTTGGCAAAGGCAGCTTTGTATATTGCACAAGAAGAATATCCCAATCTAGATGCAGAAGAATATCTCAACGCCCTTGATACAATGGCTTGGGAACTTCAAGAACGCCTGCCTGATTCACGATATCCTTTGCGGATAGTTCAAAGTATTAATCAGTATCTCTACGATGATTTAAAATTTTCTGGTAATAAAATTGACTATTACGACCCGCGCAACAGCTTTTTCAATGATGTAATCGATCGCAGATTAGGGATTCCCATTACCTTAGCGTTGCTTTACCTGGAAGTTGCTCGACGGATTGATTTTCCGATGGTGGGTATAGGGATGCCAGGACATTTCCTGATCCGCCCAGATATTCCTGATATCGAGATTTTTGTGGATGCTTTCAATGGTGGTGAAATAATATTTGCCCAAGATTGCGAAGAACGCCTGTCTCAACTTTATCAGCAACCTGTGACGCTACAACCAGAATTTTTAGCTGTAGTTAGTAATCGGCAATTTTTGGCCCGGATGTTGACAAATTTAAAATTTATTTACCTTAAACAGCAAGAGTTAGAAAAAACGCTGGCAGCAGTTGAACGAATTTTGTTGCTGTTTCCTGGTTTAACTTTAGAATTGCGCGATCGCGGTTTGATCTACTATCAACTCGGTTATTATCCCCAAGCCGTAGACGATTTACAAAACTATTTAGCAAAAGTTCCAGATGCCGAGGATGCATCTGTGATTCGGCGGCTACTTACGGAATTGGGTAAAGAGAAGTAG